Below is a window of Pseudodesulfovibrio sp. JC047 DNA.
GCGGGCCATGTATTCCTTGAAGTATCGATGGTGATCTTTTCCTGCAATCCGTTCAATGAGCCGAATGATCCGGTGCGTCCACGGTGAAACCCCAGCGGGTGGCGTGGCATAATCGGCGATGAGAATCTGACCACCCGGTTGGACCACCCGCACCGCTTCCGTGAGAATGGCACAGCCGAGACCGAAGGGCTTTTCGTGAAGAGCGAAACTGAGTGTGGCCGCAGCAAAGGTGCTGTCGTCAAAACTCAGCGACGTGGCGTCTTCGCGGATGAAGACACCGTGGGGACGCTTGGCACGAGCCACGGCCAACATTGAGCGGGAAATATCCACCCCTGTACTCGGTATCCCGGCGGAATTGGTCATGCCAACAAGTAATCCGGTCCCACAACAGAGATCAACGAGTGAATCAACTGCAGTGCGGGTGAGATGCCTGACCATGGCACGATGCATGGACCGTAATGCCGGACCGACAATCGGGTCGTACAGAGAGGCCGTGCAACTGTATTCACTCATCGGTGTCACCGGGCGTTGGCCTTGAGCAGTTTTTTGATGCTGGCGTCAGAAATCTGATGTTCCCGCATGATTTTTTGCAATTCGCCTGAATTAATCATTTCCGGAATACGTCGGTCATAGATGTTTCGGAATAAACGTCCCTGCGGAGTCGGGGGGAAAATGAGATGTGCTTTCATGCTCGCGAGCGGGGTGATGGTGAATTTTGTGGAGGGAAGTTGGGCTTCGTCCATCGCTTCCTTGAGGAGTGTCCTGTCGTCGATGACAAAATCAATGGTTTTTCGATCCAGCATTTCGATGGCGGAACTCAAATCATAGGTTTGACGGGGGGTGAATCGGACGGGAAGCAGGGATTTGAAATCATACCCGTGAAGATACGCGACCTTTTTTCCGGCCAGAGAATCCAGCCCCGTGTACGTGGTGCCCCGGAGAGACATGACAGCCATGGTGTACATGGCGAGCGCGTGACGACCATGAAGCACATCTGTGCGTTGAGTCTCGATGTCGAGCGTGCAGTTGATGACGCCGGATTGGAGAGCCTTGATCGCACGGGTGTACGGTACTTCCTGATGGATCAGTTCATAGCCTTCGGGTTCGTAGACCCGGATCAAGATGTCGGTCAGGAGACCTGAATTCCCTTTCTGGATGGCACTGCCGATGTAGGGCATACCGAAAACACAGATTTTGGGCACTGGCCATTCTGGGTAGCCAGCGAAAAGAGGTCGCGGAGATATCGCCAGAGCCGTGAAGATGAGGAGGCTTGTATGGAAAAGTGCTTTTTTGTTCACCGTGCGACTATTGGCCATTTTGGCCCTGAGGGCAACAAAAAAAGCCTGTTGGGCAAGGGGAAAGTCCTCAATTGGCAGCTCGTTGTTTTGCATGCTATGTATGAGACAAAATGGGGAGTCATATGAAATTTTCAGGCGTGAATTTGCTCGATGAATTGGTCCGGCCCGAATTGGCGGAATTGCGGGCCGTTTTCCATGAACAGACGTTTCCCAAGGGCAATGTCGTTTTTCGACCGGATGTCTCGGACAATGAAGTCTTTATCATCGCCCGGGGGCGGGTGCGTGTCTATCTGGCCTATGAAGACAAGGAATTTACCCTGGGTATCTTGAATCCAGGCGATTTGTACTCCACCCACGCCGGATGCTTTGTCCAGGCTTTTGAAGATGTGGATTTGTTAGTGGCCGATGTCCAATCCGTGAAACGGTGGATGACCGAGGTGCCGCTTTTCACCCGGACCATGGTCCGTGTTCTGGGGCATATCTTGCAGAATTCCTTTTCCATTATCGGCAGCCTGGCGTTCAAGGACATTTATAATCGTTTGCGGGATTACATTGAACGCGAAGCGCGGGAAACGGGCATTCCCGACGGGGACGGTCTGCTGCTCAATCTGGATTTGACGATTGAACAACTCGGGCAGCTTTTGGGTGCGTCCCGGCAAACGGTTTCGACTCTACTCAATAACATGGAACGTTCCGGACTCATGGAAAAACGAGGACGTGGAACCTATTTTATCCCGGATGTGGATGCCTTGCATTCGGCTATTGGGGAATAGGGGTGAAAAACGGTCTGATTATGCCTTTTTTCGCGTCATTTGTCGGCTATCTGACATACACATCTTTTTGAATGGTGTATTCACCAAGGCAGTATACGGTTTTTTGCGAGTCCTCCGGGCCACGCCGACCACTGCCCGGGAAATCAGGAAAAGGAGAAAAGTATGGCCAGAGAACCAAGATCGATCGATGAATTGACCATTTGGGAAGATGCCAAGGCAATGCTGCGAAAAGCGAAACGGGAAGGAGTCGAGACCGTTTATGACCGTTTGGAACAGCAAACTCCACACTGTAAATTTTGTGAACTGGGAACCACCTGTCGGAACTGTACCATGGGACCGTGTCGCGTCAGCGAAAAACGGCCCCGTGGCGTCTGTGGGGCTGATGCCGATGTGATCGTCGCCCGGAACTTTGGCCGGTTCGTGACTGGTGGCGCGGCTGCACATTCGGATCATGGACGCGATCTGATGGAAGTTTTCGAAGCCCTTGTTCAGGGTGATGCGCCACATTACAAAATTACCGATGAAGCCAAGATGCTTCGGCTTGCCGGAGAGGTCGGCATCGAAACCGAAGGTCGTGAAAGCATGGAAGTCGCCAGTGACCTCGCGGAATGTTTTTTCGGGGATTTCGGATCTCGCAAGAAATCCATTTCCCTGTTGTCCCGGGTGCCGGATGTCCGCAAGGAAAAGTGGGCCAAGCTGGGCATGACCCCGCGCGGTGTTGATCGCGAAATCGCGGAAATGATGCACCGCACGCACATGGGCGTTGATAATGATGCGGCCAATACGATGATTCATGCGGCCCGGACCGCACTGGCCGACGGCTGGGGTGGGTCCATGATTGGCACTGAATTGTCGGATGTTCTT
It encodes the following:
- a CDS encoding Crp/Fnr family transcriptional regulator produces the protein MKFSGVNLLDELVRPELAELRAVFHEQTFPKGNVVFRPDVSDNEVFIIARGRVRVYLAYEDKEFTLGILNPGDLYSTHAGCFVQAFEDVDLLVADVQSVKRWMTEVPLFTRTMVRVLGHILQNSFSIIGSLAFKDIYNRLRDYIEREARETGIPDGDGLLLNLDLTIEQLGQLLGASRQTVSTLLNNMERSGLMEKRGRGTYFIPDVDALHSAIGE
- a CDS encoding transporter substrate-binding domain-containing protein; the protein is MPKICVFGMPYIGSAIQKGNSGLLTDILIRVYEPEGYELIHQEVPYTRAIKALQSGVINCTLDIETQRTDVLHGRHALAMYTMAVMSLRGTTYTGLDSLAGKKVAYLHGYDFKSLLPVRFTPRQTYDLSSAIEMLDRKTIDFVIDDRTLLKEAMDEAQLPSTKFTITPLASMKAHLIFPPTPQGRLFRNIYDRRIPEMINSGELQKIMREHQISDASIKKLLKANAR
- a CDS encoding methyltransferase domain-containing protein — translated: MSEYSCTASLYDPIVGPALRSMHRAMVRHLTRTAVDSLVDLCCGTGLLVGMTNSAGIPSTGVDISRSMLAVARAKRPHGVFIREDATSLSFDDSTFAAATLSFALHEKPFGLGCAILTEAVRVVQPGGQILIADYATPPAGVSPWTHRIIRLIERIAGKDHHRYFKEYMARNGMEALFSETGLKGHHIETHLSGWGALYQIMC